In Scophthalmus maximus strain ysfricsl-2021 chromosome 13, ASM2237912v1, whole genome shotgun sequence, the genomic window CGTGAGGCCTGACAGGCACACCCGACAGCATGTCTGGAAGGTAGAGTCCGTCACGTCCCGGGACATCATTATCTCCCATTAACTTCATTCTATCAGAGGAAAACACCACGGTGAGAAAAACGAATCCTCTCCTccggagcagcagcacacacacatacgtctCTGTACCTGTGTGTACCTATTCCACGCAGACCACGTCGGGGTGCGGGGAGCAGCGGCGCCCTCTGACCTTGGCAAATTTGTGTAATTATGTCAAAGCGGGAGCCGCCAGGGCAACCTGCTCTGCATTCTTCACAGTACACACTGCCCATTAAAGCATTCATTAAACACAGCTTAGCTCAGCGAGTGACCAGGAAATCTGATGGAATTAGTCTCAAGCTGTGTTTCCACCGCCGCAGACACACCTGACGAACCAAGACGGCTGTTTCCAGTCTCCCCACCACCACGGCTCAGCTGGTCGCCTTGTTAGACGGCAACCAGGGAACTGCTTTGCACCAAAATAGGTTGTGGGTTTATATGTGACTAAAAGAGCAGCCGTGTTTCCACCTCTGACATAACCGGAGACAAATCTACTCATGTTTTCCTACAGATTCAGGTCCAATTcagggtgtggggggggggggggggttataccAGTTTCAGGATTTTCTAATAGAGAATACAACACAAGAGCGaggaatttacattttaatgagggaaaaaaaactttgtgtgaATCATCTGAATGTGCTGCACATCACAGCACGTAAAGCAAACTTAGCCAGGCACAGAAAGAACGTGTGCTTCCTCTATGTTTTAGTAACAAGAATAACTTACAATCACAGCTACATTTTCTTCTAAATCAGACACAAttagaaggttttttttttttgtccgtcgTTGGTGTCGACGAGAAAGAGACCCTGGAGTgaagaataaggaaaataaagcCTCGTATAAAACGcatcttcataaaaaaatattcatttttactgGTCACAGCAGCTCGTcttaaaaatcaaatgtttgattGTGCAGGTGAGTCATTTGGAGAAGCTGAGACAATGAGCTAGGGTCACCGTTTTACAAAACCCTTTGGCATGATGAGGCGAACCCTTACACAGTGGATTGTCTCCGGTATGAAAACCAGACACGAACATCATTGTTCTAAAGCAGTTTGAAGTGCAGTGCTGCGGGTGGTCGTGGGGTGCCGTCGGTCTACAAGCAGGTAAGTCATTTGTGGACGATGCCCTCACACGTACTCTGTGCGCTTCCTGCAGTTCACGTCCTCCCTGCTCATCACCTGGTACCGCCGCTGCGGCGCAGGCTGAGGCTCCACCTGGGAGCACGTGCCAGAGGTGACCAGAAGCAGCCCGGCCACTATGAGGAGAAACCCCCCCACCCAGCCGCAGAACAGGGCGTCTCCAAACTCCCACCTGGGCACCACGTCGGGCACTTTGTCGTCGAAGAAATGTATCACGGCCAAGTGGGCCATGTAGGAGACGGGGATCAGGCACAGCACTCCGGAGACCATCCCCAGCGCGCCTCCGAGGGTGGTGAGAGTCCTCTTGGTTCGGTGGCCTCCGCGTCCTTTGCAGATGTTGACCAGGTACAGGCCCGGTATAGCCACCAGGATTCCCAGCATGCCCACGGTGAGGGACGCACACATGAGGATGCGGGCCAGCTTGAGGTCGCTGGAGAGGCCCAGCAGGCTGTCGTAAGCTCTGCACTCCATGCCCCCGACGTCCTGGACCACGCAGGTCTCCCACAGGCCCAGCTCGTAGCTCTCCACGGGCAGCAGCGCGGTGGACATGGTGAGCCACTGTGGTAGGAGAGTGGTGGCCAGAGCGCACAGCCACGCTCCCACGAAGACCAGCATCCCCAGAAGCTCCAAAGCGCAGGCGCACG contains:
- the LOC118318715 gene encoding putative claudin-24, yielding MDTCACALELLGMLVFVGAWLCALATTLLPQWLTMSTALLPVESYELGLWETCVVQDVGGMECRAYDSLLGLSSDLKLARILMCASLTVGMLGILVAIPGLYLVNICKGRGGHRTKRTLTTLGGALGMVSGVLCLIPVSYMAHLAVIHFFDDKVPDVVPRWEFGDALFCGWVGGFLLIVAGLLLVTSGTCSQVEPQPAPQRRYQVMSREDVNCRKRTEYV